A part of Populus alba chromosome 8, ASM523922v2, whole genome shotgun sequence genomic DNA contains:
- the LOC118039989 gene encoding uncharacterized protein translates to MVLPMGLSVQCIMDLVVAGISLVIGLGFFAFIASILCSAVFIYNVKHVS, encoded by the coding sequence ATGGTGCTGCCGATGGGATTGAGTGTGCAGTGCATAATGGATTTGGTGGTGGCAGGGATTTCCTTGGTGATTGGTTTGGGTTTTTTCGCTTTTATTGCTTCCATTCTTTGCTCTGCTGTTTTCATTTACAACGTCAAGCATGTCTCTTGA
- the LOC118039987 gene encoding 6-phosphogluconate dehydrogenase, decarboxylating 1: MAPLTRIGLAGLAVMGQNLALNIAEKGFPISVYNRTTLKVDETVERAKQEGDLPLYGFHDPESFVKSIQKPRVIIILVKAGAPVDQTIKTLSVYMEKGDCIIDGGNEWYENTERREKALAELGLLYLGMGVSGGEDGARHGPSLMPGGSFEAYKHIEDILLKVAAQVPDSGPCVTYIGKGGSGNFVKMVHNGIEYGDMQLIAEAYDVLKSVGKLTNEELCQVFSEWNKGELLSFLIEITADIFGVKDDKGEGYLVDKVLDKTGMKGTGKWTVQQAAELSVAAPTIASSLDGRFLSGLKEERVEAAKVFKSSGIRDMLADQVVDKEKLIHDVRQALYASKICSYAQGMNLIRAKSAERGWNLKLGQLTRIWKGGCIIRAVFLDRIKKAYDRNPNLPNLLVDPEFAKEIIERQSAWRRVVSIAINSGISTPGMSSSLAYFDTYRRSKLPANLVQAQRDYFGAHTYERIDIDGSFHTEWFKIARQSKI, encoded by the coding sequence ATGGCTCCCCTGACCAGAATTGGCCTAGCTGGCCTTGCTGTCATGGGTCAAAATCTTGCCCTCAATATTGCTGAGAAAGGATTTCCTATTTCTGTTTATAATCGGACCACCTTAAAAGTTGATGAGACAGTTGAACGAGCCAAGCAGGAGGGAGATCTTCCCTTATATGGTTTCCATGATCCTGAATCCTTTGTTAAGTCAATCCAAAAACCTCGTGTGATAATCATACTTGTTAAGGCCGGTGCCCCTGTCGACCAAACCATCAAAACACTGTCAGTTTACATGGAGAAAGGGGATTGTATCATAGATGGTGGTAATGAATGGTATGAGAACACTGAGAGGAGGGAGAAAGCCTTGGCTGAATTAGGTTTGCTTTATCTTGGAATGGGAGTTTCAGGTGGTGAAGATGGTGCTCGGCATGGACCATCTTTAATGCCAGGTGGCTCCTTTGAGGCCTACAAACACATAGAAGATATCCTTCTTAAGGTGGCTGCTCAAGTTCCTGATAGTGGTCCTTGTGTCACTTATATTGGCAAGGGAGGATCTGGCAATTTTGTTAAGATGGTTCACAATGGGATAGAATATGGTGATATGCAGCTGATTGCAGAGGCCTATGATGTTCTGAAATCAGTTGGGAAGCTCACCAACGAGGAACTATGCCAGGTTTTCTCTGAATGGAACAAGGGGGAGCTGCTGAGTTTCTTGATTGAGATCACTGCAGATATATTTGGAGTTAAGGATGACAAGGGAGAAGGATATTTGGTCGACAAGGTATTGGATAAAACTGGCATGAAGGGTACTGGTAAGTGGACGGTTCAGCAAGCTGCTGAGTTGTCAGTTGCTGCTCCCACTATAGCGTCGTCCTTGGATGGAAGATTCCTCAGTGGCCTGAAGGAAGAGAGAGTTGAAGCTGCAAAAGTCTTCAAATCAAGCGGCATCAGAGACATGCTAGCTGACCAAGTCGTGGATAAGGAAAAATTGATCCATGATGTGAGACAAGCACTATATGCGTCCAAAATATGCAGCTATGCCCAGGGTATGAACTTGATACGTGCAAAGAGTGCTGAAAGGGGATGGAATTTGAAACTGGGGCAGTTAACTAGGATTTGGAAGGGTGGTTGCATTATCCGTGCTGTCTTCTTGGACCGTATCAAGAAGGCTTATGATAGAAACCCAAACCTGCCTAATCTTCTTGTGGATCCAGAATTTGCAAAAGAAATTATTGAGAGACAATCTGCCTGGAGAAGAGTTGTATCCATTGCTATCAACTCTGGTATCAGCACCCCTGGTATGTCTTCTAGCCTTGCGTATTTTGACACATACAGGAGGTCCAAGCTGCCTGCTAATTTAGTCCAAGCTCAACGAGATTATTTTGGAGCACATACATATGAGAGGATTGATATAGATGGATCCTTCCATACTGAGTGGTTTAAAATTGCTAGACAGTCAAAGATCTAA
- the LOC118039986 gene encoding ceramide synthase 1 LOH3, with product MGFMEYVKSIEWEHESYPDYEDFIALPLFALFFPFVRFFLDRFVFQKVAQHLIFGKEHQTLDVQSDERRKKIRKFKESAWKCIYFLSSEILVLCVTYDEPWLGNTKYFWVGPGSQAWPDQKMKLKLKAVYMYAAGFYTYSIFALIFWETRRSDFGVSMSHHVATVILIVLSYILRFGRVGSVVLAIHDASDVFLEVGKMSKYSGAEGVASFAFILFVLSWILLRLIYYPFWVLWSTSYEVLLILDKEKHPVDGPIYYYVFNTLLYCLLFLHVYWWVLIYQMLAKQIQARGHLSDDVRSDSEGEDEHED from the exons atgGGTTTCATGGAATACGTGAAATCAATAGAATGGGAGCATGAATCTTATCCAGATTATGAAGATTTCATTGCCCTTCCTctttttgctctctttttccCCTTTGTTCGATTCTTTCTTGACAGATTTGTCTTCCAG AAAGTAGCACAACACTTGATTTTTGGAAAGGAGCATCAGACACTGGATGTTCAATCAGATGAGAGAAGGAAGAAGATAAGAAAATTCAAGGAGTCAGCTTGGAAATGCatatattttctttcatctGAAATTCTTGTTTTGTGTGTTACTTATGATGAGCCTTGGTTAggtaatacaaaatatttttgggtAGGGCCAGGAAGCCAGGCCTGGCCAGACCAAAAAATGAA GTTAAAATTGAAAGCAGTATATATGTATGCTGCTGGATTTTATACTTACTCCATATTTGCTCTGATTTTTTGGGAGACAAGGCGTTCGGATTTTGGTGTGTCTATGAGTCATCATGTCGCCACTGTCATTCTTATTGTGCTGTCCTACATATTAAG GTTTGGCCGTGTTGGTTCAGTTGTTTTAGCTATTCATGATGCTAGTGATGTATTTTTGGAGGTGGGAAAGATGTCCAAATACAGCGGCGCAGAAGGGGTTGCTAGCTTTGcatttattctttttgttttgtcttgGATCCTGCTGCGGCTCATTTACTATCCATTCTGGGTCCTTTGGAGTACAAG CTATGAAGTTCTCCTGATCTTGGACAAGGAAAAACACCCGGTGGATGGTCCAATCTATTATTATGTGTTCAATACTCTCCTTTACTGCTTACtttttcttcatgtatattGGTGGGTCTTGATATATCAGATGCTTGCTAAGCAAATCCAAGCAAGGGGTCATCTTAGTGATGATGTTCGATCTG ATTCTGAGGGCGAAGATGAACATGAAGATTGA
- the LOC118039988 gene encoding GCN5-related N-acetyltransferase 1, chloroplastic, which yields MFPLRGLTSTPLPPLHLKTSHPLPQLNATISNAITNKFSISDEDLESRGFNLHRKIADLNLDHLNKVFVAVGFPRRDPQKIRLALENTNSLLWVEYKKTQKPVAFARATGDGVFNAIIWDVVVDPSFQGIGLGKAVMERLMEELLEKGIINIALYSEPRVLGFYRPLGFVADPDGIKGMVYSRKKNSKR from the coding sequence atgTTTCCTTTACGGGGCCTAACCTCCACTCCACTCCCGCCTCTCCATCTCAAAACCTCCCATCCCCTCCCTCAACTAAATGCCACCATTTCAAACGCCATAACCAACAAATTCTCCATCTCCGACGAGGACCTGGAATCCCGAGGCTTCAACCTCCACCGCAAGATTGCAGACCTCAATTTGGACCACCTCAACAAGGTCTTCGTAGCGGTTGGATTCCCCAGACGGGACCCGCAAAAGATCAGGCTGGCGTTGGAGAACACAAACTCTCTTTTGTGGGTGGAGTACAAGAAGACCCAGAAGCCAGTTGCATTTGCTAGAGCAACCGGTGATGGTGTTTTCAATGCTATTATTTGGGATGTTGTGGTTGACCCATCTTTTCAAGGGATTGGGTTAGGGAAAGCTGTAATGGAAAGGTTGATGGAGGAGCTGTTAGAGAAGGGTATTATTAATATCGCTTTGTATTCGGAGCCTCGGGTTCTCGGGTTTTACAGGCCTTTGGGGTTTGTGGCAGATCCTGATGGGATCAAAGGGATGGTTTactcaagaaaaaagaatagcaagagataa